A single window of Sander lucioperca isolate FBNREF2018 chromosome 22, SLUC_FBN_1.2, whole genome shotgun sequence DNA harbors:
- the ccr10 gene encoding C-C chemokine receptor type 10: MANGTDDDDYSGYGSYNFSELWNTSNATYFSDDDSFCEPGEQGITIKTFQTCVFCLIFLLGVVGNCLVIATFALYRRLRLRSMTDVFLLHLALADLLLILTLPLQAVDTHLGWIFSTCLCKATRACYAINTYSGLQLLACISVDRYMVVARAQEMLRLRSRILTGGKVAAVGVWLVAVLLSLPEILYSGVSGSGEDLYCGMQKSGSVKMATNGAIIAVFCLSFFVMVTCYSLIARVLWEGNAQRRGKQWHRQRTLKLMVALVLVFLLFQLPYTVVLSRKMAGPVCALLLEYITCTLAYTRCCLNPILYALVGVRFRNDVLRLIHDSGCWCALWAPPHSVGSTSVSPSSPASKVPSVCSPTSPEPSCSSNETAPTRFQFPVNPHHNRSRL; this comes from the coding sequence ATGGCTAACGGCACCGATGACGACGACTACTCTGGTTACGGGAGCTACAACTTTTCAGAGTTGTGGAATACAAGTAATGCCACATACTTCAGTGATGACGACTCCTTTTGTGAGCCTGGAGAGCAGGGGATCACCATCAAAACCTTCCAGACTTGTGTTTTCTGCCTGATCTTCTTGCTGGGCGTGGTCGGAAACTGCCTCGTGATCGCCACCTTCGCTCTCTACCGCCGCCTCCGGCTTCGCTCCATGACCGACGTCTTCCTGTTGCATCTGGCGCTGGCCGACCTCCTCCTGATCCTCACGCTCCCGCTGCAGGCTGTCGACACCCACCTGGGCTGGATCTTCTCCACTTGCCTCTGCAAGGCCACGCGTGCCTGCTACGCCATCAACACGTACAGCGGGCTTCAGCTGTTGGCCTGCATCAGCGTCGACCGCTACATGGTCGTGGCACGTGCCCAAGAGATGCTCAGGCTGCGCAGTCGGATACTTACAGGCGGGAAAGTAGCAGCGGTAGGCGTGTGGCTTGTTGCGGTGCTCCTCAGCTTGCCTGAAATCCTCTACTCCGGGGTGTCTGGGTCCGGCGAGGACTTATACTGCGGCATGCAAAAGAGCGGATCAGTCAAAATGGCCACAAATGGCGCCATCATTGCCGTCTTCTGCCTGTCCTTCTTCGTCATGGTGACGTGCTACTCGTTGATTGCTCGAGTGTTGTGGGAGGGGAATGCACAACGGCGGGGGAAGCAGTGGCACCGGCAGCGGACCTTGAAGCTGATGGTGGCTCTGGTGCTGGTTTTTCTGCTGTTCCAGCTGCCGTATACGGTGGTGCTGTCGCGTAAAATGGCGGGGCCAGTCTGCGCTCTGCTGTTGGAGTACATCACCTGCACGCTGGCGTACACCCGCTGCTGCCTCAACCCCATCCTGTACGCCCTGGTAGGTGTTCGCTTCCGCAACGACGTGCTGCGGCTCATCCATGATTCAGGCTGCTGGTGCGCGCTCTGGGCGCCGCCGCATAGTGTCGGCTCCACCTCCGTCTCCCCCTCTTCACCTGCTTCCAAAGTGCCCTCAGTTTGCTCTCCAACGTCCCCCGAACCCAGCTGCTCCAGCAACGAGACTGCACCCACCAGGTTTCAGTTTCCAGTAAACCCACATCATAATAGGAGTAGACTATAA